The proteins below come from a single Gimesia alba genomic window:
- a CDS encoding sialidase family protein: MKKAAPLMAALLLILNSSALLKAEKPVELKLESVQKIWDKDPHNAFTGLTRFKDQWFCVFRTGKKHVSADGALQVLSSKDGKTWKPVARITSETADLRDAKIAVTPQGQLMLSGAAALHQPAAMRHQSMTWFSDDGTHWSKGHKIGDPNMWLWGMRWNDGNVYSIGYHTGKKGPRFTRLYKSKDGKQYETVVDKLHDKGYTNESSLVFTKDKTCYCLLRRDGKGATGLLGTSKPPYTDWQWKDLGVKIGGPELFQLTELLELPSGGDTSYANMVLHDGLLNVSYYSSHEGKTSIYFAKVSYK, translated from the coding sequence ATGAAAAAAGCCGCGCCGCTGATGGCAGCACTCTTACTGATTCTTAATTCATCCGCGCTCCTGAAAGCAGAGAAACCGGTTGAACTGAAACTGGAAAGTGTTCAAAAGATCTGGGATAAGGATCCCCACAACGCTTTTACCGGACTCACGCGTTTCAAAGATCAATGGTTCTGTGTTTTCCGAACCGGCAAAAAACACGTTTCTGCCGATGGTGCCTTGCAGGTCCTTTCATCCAAAGACGGGAAAACGTGGAAACCGGTTGCCCGCATCACCTCGGAGACCGCGGATCTGCGCGATGCCAAAATCGCCGTCACTCCCCAGGGGCAGCTCATGTTGAGTGGTGCCGCTGCCCTGCATCAGCCTGCTGCCATGCGCCACCAGTCCATGACCTGGTTTTCCGATGATGGCACGCACTGGTCCAAAGGACATAAAATCGGCGATCCCAACATGTGGCTCTGGGGCATGAGATGGAACGACGGAAACGTGTATAGCATCGGTTATCATACCGGCAAAAAAGGCCCCCGATTCACTCGACTCTATAAAAGCAAAGACGGCAAACAATATGAAACTGTCGTCGATAAACTCCACGACAAAGGTTACACCAACGAAAGTTCGCTCGTCTTCACCAAGGACAAAACCTGTTACTGCCTGCTCAGACGTGATGGAAAAGGCGCCACTGGTCTGCTCGGCACTTCCAAACCACCCTACACGGACTGGCAGTGGAAAGATCTCGGCGTGAAAATCGGGGGACCAGAACTCTTCCAGCTCACCGAACTACTAGAACTCCCCAGTGGCGGCGACACCAGCTACGCCAACATGGTCCTGCACGATGGCCTGTTGAACGTCAGTTACTATTCCAGCCACGAAGGAAAAACATCCATTTACTTTGCGAAAGTCAGTTATAAATAA
- a CDS encoding M14 family zinc carboxypeptidase, translating to MMPTLTQKNTTQSKYHSILLLLILSVCAVSPPALHAEEQNTLQQKLAALPQPWQNKLHRLTLKEYTETLKYWEETNPDWVQVDRIGVTLEGIPIPMLKITDQKVDDKSKQICLMTALHGGPERSGTTAVLHFIEWLTSDDPAAKETRKNQLLLIIPIINPYAYFETDRFGNSQKIDPYTGGGTNNWDLKTLQFKHPEKSPEVMAVLSVMDQFQPDVHVDVHGTGLQEYAPDQLGSRERYRGQTMFEVTGSAYSNVSLRPWDWRITEAINEAGTNAGYGYDRFEADAQRLYWGQALTALSKKLWLGRPNFYTAHYGYARYHTMVMALEVGWEQSGVARLKALMNIGNKKWKGEYFPGYPVNRLQGYIGHFVSAWGTTAKARRQSRVELWQKQPYFSQALLYPQTAGRETYFVATSAKSAALLSADTSEFLENIKPIPAVDQSALKAIIEAGPEIKIAVSKGHTATEAETPLENGVSFQMRIPYRNPDLVDIRLNGHLLEKSATDGYLAWYGDGFTHVQVNIPPETSKVNDLYIITCLYNPREQRSYGWKPPQAVRERIKQNTD from the coding sequence ATGATGCCCACACTCACGCAGAAAAATACAACACAAAGTAAATATCATAGTATCCTCTTGCTGTTGATTCTCTCCGTTTGCGCAGTGTCTCCCCCCGCTTTACACGCAGAAGAACAGAACACGCTCCAACAAAAACTGGCCGCCCTGCCTCAACCCTGGCAGAATAAATTGCATCGGCTGACACTCAAAGAGTACACGGAAACCCTGAAATACTGGGAAGAAACGAATCCCGACTGGGTCCAGGTCGACCGCATCGGCGTCACCCTTGAAGGCATCCCGATTCCGATGCTGAAAATCACAGATCAGAAAGTCGACGACAAGTCGAAACAGATCTGCCTGATGACGGCCCTGCATGGCGGCCCCGAACGCAGCGGCACAACCGCCGTCCTGCACTTTATCGAATGGCTCACCAGCGATGATCCGGCTGCAAAGGAAACACGCAAAAACCAATTGCTGTTAATCATTCCCATCATCAACCCCTATGCCTATTTTGAAACCGATCGTTTTGGCAACTCACAGAAGATCGATCCCTATACCGGGGGAGGCACCAACAACTGGGACCTGAAAACACTGCAGTTCAAACACCCTGAAAAATCTCCCGAAGTGATGGCGGTCCTCTCCGTGATGGATCAATTCCAGCCGGACGTGCACGTGGACGTGCATGGCACCGGGCTCCAGGAATACGCGCCCGATCAACTCGGCTCCCGCGAACGCTATCGCGGCCAGACCATGTTTGAAGTGACAGGCTCAGCTTACTCAAACGTCTCGCTGCGTCCCTGGGACTGGCGGATTACCGAAGCCATTAACGAGGCAGGCACCAACGCCGGCTATGGCTACGATCGCTTTGAAGCAGACGCCCAACGACTCTACTGGGGACAGGCACTGACGGCGCTCTCCAAAAAACTCTGGCTGGGACGCCCCAATTTTTACACCGCCCATTATGGATACGCCCGCTACCACACCATGGTCATGGCGTTGGAAGTTGGCTGGGAACAAAGTGGCGTCGCGCGGCTCAAAGCGCTCATGAATATCGGAAACAAAAAATGGAAGGGGGAATACTTTCCCGGTTACCCCGTCAATCGGCTCCAGGGTTACATTGGCCATTTCGTCAGTGCCTGGGGAACCACAGCCAAAGCCCGTCGACAAAGCCGCGTCGAACTCTGGCAGAAACAACCTTATTTTTCGCAAGCACTCCTCTACCCGCAAACCGCCGGCAGAGAGACTTACTTCGTCGCGACGTCCGCCAAAAGCGCCGCACTGTTGTCAGCAGACACTTCGGAATTTCTCGAAAACATCAAACCGATTCCCGCTGTCGATCAGAGCGCGCTCAAAGCGATTATTGAAGCTGGCCCGGAGATCAAAATCGCCGTCAGCAAAGGCCACACCGCGACCGAAGCAGAAACGCCCCTTGAAAACGGCGTCTCGTTTCAAATGCGCATCCCGTATCGCAATCCTGATCTGGTTGACATTCGTCTGAATGGTCACCTGCTGGAAAAAAGTGCGACCGACGGCTATCTCGCCTGGTACGGAGACGGCTTCACTCACGTACAAGTCAATATCCCGCCCGAAACATCGAAAGTCAATGACCTCTACATCATCACCTGCCTCTACAATCCACGCGAACAAAGATCGTACGGCTGGAAACCGCCGCAGGCAGTCAGGGAACGAATCAAACAGAACACGGACTAA
- a CDS encoding GntR family transcriptional regulator, protein MSLLAQSGKQRPKYMLLVDQLIQKVTAGEIRPGEALPSEHQLCDTYQLARTTVRNAMQLLEEQGWITRIHGKGSFVSTNPPLPVSKPLDIFAFVLPETRTGYYPSLQRSFEQAAALTQNQVLVCCTENKVDMQGNTILQLIDKHVSGVALVPATVPATPAYQVRQLQQHGIPVVFCHRQVEGVQAPLLSIPFRDVGLLAGQTLLKQGHRSVAMFSPHRATASIEYEAGLREALESHESPCPEPFIFHGPSAQLHPIDYEQELLATLEAMFQRPEPSTAIFATFDSLAELIYLLLGKLGKRVPEDVSLLGFGGTVRHGAIQSRLSSITVDEIAIGQKAAELLTLMKQGTLPIDTAEVFPMPINVSIGETLAPPPKQQRK, encoded by the coding sequence ATGTCATTACTCGCACAATCCGGCAAACAGCGTCCTAAATACATGCTGCTCGTCGATCAATTGATTCAGAAAGTGACTGCGGGAGAAATCCGCCCGGGCGAGGCACTCCCTTCGGAACATCAACTCTGCGATACTTATCAACTGGCGAGAACCACAGTCCGTAACGCGATGCAGCTCCTGGAAGAACAGGGTTGGATCACACGCATTCACGGCAAAGGCTCGTTTGTCAGCACCAACCCACCACTGCCGGTCTCCAAACCGCTCGATATCTTTGCCTTTGTCCTTCCGGAAACGCGAACGGGATATTATCCCTCTTTGCAACGAAGTTTCGAACAGGCGGCCGCGCTCACCCAGAATCAGGTTCTCGTCTGCTGCACGGAAAACAAAGTCGACATGCAAGGTAATACGATCCTGCAACTGATTGACAAACACGTGTCCGGCGTGGCCCTCGTCCCGGCTACCGTTCCCGCAACGCCCGCGTATCAAGTTCGTCAACTACAGCAGCACGGCATCCCGGTTGTCTTCTGTCACAGACAGGTCGAAGGTGTTCAGGCACCACTGCTCTCGATCCCCTTTCGAGACGTCGGTCTACTGGCTGGTCAGACTCTGCTCAAACAGGGGCATCGTTCGGTCGCTATGTTCTCTCCCCATCGGGCGACCGCGTCAATTGAGTACGAGGCCGGCTTGCGCGAGGCACTCGAATCTCATGAATCGCCCTGCCCGGAACCGTTTATTTTTCATGGCCCCAGCGCGCAACTGCATCCCATCGATTACGAACAGGAACTGCTGGCGACGTTAGAAGCGATGTTCCAGCGACCTGAACCGTCGACAGCGATCTTTGCCACCTTCGATTCACTGGCCGAGCTGATTTATCTCCTCTTGGGAAAGCTGGGCAAGCGCGTGCCCGAAGATGTCTCCCTGCTCGGATTCGGTGGCACCGTCCGCCACGGCGCGATTCAAAGCCGACTCTCCTCGATCACCGTCGACGAAATCGCCATCGGACAGAAAGCAGCTGAACTGCTGACATTGATGAAACAGGGAACACTTCCCATCGACACCGCAGAAGTCTTTCCGATGCCCATTAATGTCAGCATTGGAGAAACACTGGCGCCACCCCCAAAACAACAGCGCAAGTAA
- a CDS encoding glycoside hydrolase family protein produces MKQLMLVLLALLGILEAPALQAGEMKPLEIGDQRELFVDDYLIDQLKGAELRLHHPVDEGIVLKFDKPWEGLFCGYCTVIKDGDLYRAYYRGRPSAGADGDVGEVYCYAESKDGVNWTKPEFSMFEKAGFKKNNIILADAAPMTHNFSPFLDTRPGVPQAERYKALGGTMGSGLVAFTSPDGIHWKQHPAGAVIPKKMVPFPYMFDSQNVAFWSPVEKKYISYFRVFKDKIRRIARTESDDFIHWSPPVLMEYTSRGEKAPIEHLYTNQTHPYFRAPHIYLAVAARFMPGRQVLTDAQAKEIGVHPRYFKDTSDAILMTTRGDNTYQRTFLSGFITGGIGAQNWVSRTNYPALNVVQTGPAEMSVYVNQDYAQPTAHLRRYSMRLDGFASVRADYAGGELITKPLIFDGSELSINFSTSAAGGIKVEIQDENGKPIPGFTLADSREQIGNEVNRIVTWKGGKDLKSLSGKPVRLRFVMKDADLYSLQFK; encoded by the coding sequence ATGAAACAACTGATGCTGGTGCTACTTGCGTTACTGGGAATTCTCGAAGCGCCCGCGCTGCAGGCGGGGGAAATGAAGCCACTTGAGATTGGCGATCAGCGGGAATTATTCGTCGATGATTATCTGATTGATCAATTGAAGGGAGCCGAACTGCGATTGCATCATCCGGTGGATGAAGGCATCGTTTTGAAGTTCGACAAACCCTGGGAAGGGTTGTTTTGCGGATATTGTACTGTGATCAAAGACGGCGATTTGTACCGCGCCTATTACCGCGGGCGACCAAGTGCCGGAGCGGACGGCGATGTCGGGGAAGTCTATTGCTACGCGGAATCGAAAGATGGCGTGAACTGGACCAAGCCCGAATTTTCGATGTTTGAAAAGGCGGGGTTCAAGAAGAACAATATTATCCTGGCTGATGCAGCACCGATGACACATAACTTCTCACCCTTTCTGGATACGCGGCCCGGTGTTCCCCAGGCAGAACGCTATAAGGCATTGGGTGGCACGATGGGAAGTGGCCTGGTCGCGTTTACGTCACCCGATGGGATTCATTGGAAACAGCATCCTGCCGGCGCGGTCATCCCCAAGAAGATGGTGCCGTTTCCATACATGTTCGATTCACAGAATGTGGCGTTCTGGTCTCCGGTCGAGAAAAAGTACATCAGCTATTTTCGAGTCTTTAAAGATAAGATTCGGCGCATCGCACGGACGGAGAGTGATGATTTCATTCACTGGTCTCCCCCGGTCTTAATGGAATACACATCACGAGGAGAGAAAGCACCGATCGAGCATCTTTATACCAATCAGACGCACCCTTATTTCCGTGCGCCTCACATCTATCTGGCTGTGGCAGCGCGGTTTATGCCGGGGCGTCAGGTGTTGACGGATGCACAAGCGAAGGAAATTGGCGTGCATCCGCGCTATTTCAAAGATACCTCCGATGCGATTCTGATGACGACGCGTGGCGATAATACATACCAACGAACCTTTTTGAGTGGATTTATCACGGGGGGGATTGGCGCACAAAACTGGGTTTCCCGGACGAATTATCCTGCCTTGAATGTGGTGCAAACCGGTCCGGCGGAAATGTCGGTGTATGTGAATCAGGATTATGCTCAGCCGACGGCCCATTTACGCCGCTACTCGATGCGTCTGGATGGTTTTGCATCGGTGCGAGCCGATTATGCCGGGGGGGAATTGATTACGAAACCGCTGATTTTTGACGGTTCTGAATTGTCGATTAACTTTTCCACTTCGGCGGCGGGTGGCATTAAAGTGGAAATTCAAGATGAAAATGGTAAGCCGATTCCCGGGTTTACGCTCGCTGATTCCCGTGAGCAAATTGGCAATGAAGTAAATCGGATTGTGACGTGGAAGGGGGGCAAAGATTTGAAGTCCTTAAGCGGCAAACCGGTTCGTCTGCGCTTTGTCATGAAAGACGCCGACCTGTATTCGTTGCAGTTCAAGTAA
- a CDS encoding Gfo/Idh/MocA family protein: MTDQRRLLVVGVGSIGERHLRCFQATDRVDVSICELNADLREKIAAQYGVERQYADLDMALADPHDCAVIATPAHLHIDVSTRAVEAGLDLLIEKPLSTNFKGISELQNLLQQKQKKAAIAYVYRAHPALAAMKAALDSGKYGKPVELVVVSGQNFPTYRPAYRDIYYKSRETGGGAVQDALTHSMNAGEYLVGPVNALVADFSHQVLEGVDVEDTVHVITRQGNVMGSFTLNQHQPANESSMTVICERGMLRFEYQKSWFRWITEPDSEWQVGYQETLERDTLFQRQASAFLDYLDGFCPPLCSLEEGAQTLAVNLSILDSVEQRSWIEPAHYISN; encoded by the coding sequence ATGACGGACCAAAGACGATTACTGGTGGTGGGCGTGGGTTCCATTGGCGAGCGGCATTTGCGTTGTTTTCAGGCGACGGATCGCGTGGATGTTTCGATCTGCGAATTGAATGCTGATTTGCGCGAGAAGATCGCCGCCCAATATGGAGTGGAAAGACAGTACGCCGACCTTGATATGGCTTTGGCTGATCCGCATGATTGTGCCGTGATCGCGACGCCCGCGCATTTGCATATTGATGTTTCTACACGTGCGGTGGAAGCAGGTCTGGATCTGTTGATCGAAAAACCGTTGAGCACGAATTTCAAAGGCATCAGCGAACTGCAGAATTTGCTTCAGCAAAAGCAGAAGAAGGCGGCGATTGCTTATGTCTATCGGGCGCACCCGGCGCTGGCGGCGATGAAGGCCGCGCTGGACTCGGGGAAATATGGCAAGCCGGTTGAGTTGGTGGTGGTTTCAGGACAGAACTTTCCCACGTACCGACCCGCTTATCGCGACATTTATTACAAATCCCGCGAGACCGGAGGCGGCGCCGTTCAAGATGCGCTCACCCATTCGATGAATGCCGGCGAATATCTGGTCGGCCCCGTCAATGCGCTGGTGGCTGATTTTTCGCATCAGGTATTGGAAGGTGTGGATGTCGAAGATACCGTGCACGTCATCACCAGGCAGGGGAACGTGATGGGCAGTTTCACACTGAACCAGCATCAGCCGGCGAATGAGTCGAGTATGACGGTGATTTGTGAGCGGGGCATGTTACGGTTTGAATACCAGAAAAGCTGGTTTCGCTGGATTACCGAACCCGATTCGGAGTGGCAAGTCGGGTATCAGGAAACGCTCGAACGGGATACACTTTTCCAAAGGCAGGCGAGTGCGTTTCTGGATTATCTGGACGGTTTCTGTCCGCCACTCTGCTCGCTGGAGGAGGGAGCACAGACACTGGCAGTAAATCTGTCGATTCTGGATTCCGTGGAACAGCGATCCTGGATCGAGCCGGCACATTATATTTCTAACTGA
- a CDS encoding SDR family NAD(P)-dependent oxidoreductase — protein sequence MKPTDEPTVQQLFDLKGKTVLISGASGYLGGAMARGLAEAGARLVISSRDRSRAEQTASELPDPHQVNHLGVALDHMQEASIDEGFANAVKAAGQIDVLVNNGNDPVGEDWRSVTADAFSRHLQNATGYFLLARKLRDHVVERQAAGCVIMIGSMYGVVGSYPEAYEGICNASPVAYHTMKGGLIHQTRHLAVYWAKDNVRVNCLSPGPFPSEAAPDGLAARLSEHSPMGRMGKPSELKGAAVFLASDASSYITGQNLLVDGGWTAW from the coding sequence ATGAAACCGACAGACGAACCAACGGTCCAGCAGCTATTTGATCTTAAAGGCAAAACCGTGCTCATTTCCGGGGCCAGTGGTTATCTGGGGGGCGCGATGGCGCGGGGACTGGCGGAAGCGGGAGCACGGCTGGTGATCAGTAGCCGCGATCGAAGTCGTGCAGAGCAGACGGCCAGCGAACTACCCGATCCGCATCAGGTAAATCATCTCGGCGTCGCACTGGACCATATGCAGGAGGCGTCCATTGACGAAGGATTTGCCAACGCAGTCAAAGCGGCGGGACAGATTGATGTGCTGGTCAACAACGGAAATGATCCGGTGGGTGAGGACTGGCGGAGTGTGACCGCGGACGCGTTTTCCCGGCATCTGCAGAATGCGACCGGGTATTTTCTGCTGGCGCGGAAACTGCGGGATCATGTTGTCGAACGTCAGGCCGCCGGTTGTGTGATTATGATCGGTTCGATGTATGGTGTGGTGGGCTCATACCCTGAGGCGTATGAGGGAATCTGTAATGCCAGCCCGGTCGCGTATCACACGATGAAGGGGGGCCTGATTCATCAGACGCGGCATCTGGCCGTCTATTGGGCGAAAGATAATGTCCGTGTGAACTGTCTGAGCCCCGGGCCGTTTCCTTCCGAGGCAGCGCCAGACGGATTGGCCGCGCGATTGAGTGAACATAGCCCGATGGGTCGGATGGGCAAACCGTCTGAATTGAAAGGGGCCGCGGTGTTTCTGGCCAGCGATGCCAGCAGCTATATCACCGGTCAGAATCTTCTGGTGGATGGTGGCTGGACTGCCTGGTAA
- a CDS encoding Na/Pi cotransporter family protein, with protein sequence MDSGILNSIGGLGLFLLGMVILTTGLKELAGDTIRRMIARFTTSLPSGIATGAVVTAILQSSSATTVTAVGFAGAGLLTLSQSLGIVFGANLGTTITGWIVAIFGFQFKLGILAYPLVLFGVILNLFARKRIAAAGLALAGFGVIFIGIDSLQGGMAGLANGITPQNFPQDTWTGRLMLVLIGVAITLVTQSSSAGVAMALTAVHTGTISLAQAGAMVIGFDVGTTFTALLAALGGSVAARRTGFAHVFYNVVTAIGAYFLLPVYIWFWNDYLNQGQELSPEIALVAFHSLFNFLGVMLIIPFTGQFARVITRLVPEAVNDQTERLEESLIQNPNVAIEASRSTLVDVFQRVLAVYHRLFTSELDTDVIQDELKQYQSTLETTSDYLRRINISESDAETLRCYQEVVLALDHIERLMRRYQDLERLKATRKVEQLAEIADQLTALIARTETDLQDRSFVLDEQPLEHFWLELDKNQKSTRRQFTEAAARTGADFDVLLGQLDAYRWLSRISYHLWRGVHHLQKARIIVTDIGQESQPAISNHERGKND encoded by the coding sequence ATGGATTCTGGGATACTCAATTCGATTGGCGGCCTGGGGCTGTTCCTGCTGGGCATGGTCATTCTGACGACGGGCCTGAAAGAGCTGGCCGGCGATACGATTCGACGCATGATCGCGCGGTTTACCACGAGCCTTCCATCGGGAATTGCAACCGGTGCTGTTGTCACGGCAATTCTGCAGTCTTCCAGTGCGACGACGGTTACTGCCGTCGGTTTTGCGGGTGCGGGTTTGCTGACACTGTCGCAATCATTGGGGATCGTTTTCGGCGCGAATCTGGGAACGACGATCACCGGCTGGATCGTCGCGATCTTCGGTTTTCAATTCAAACTCGGTATACTCGCCTATCCCTTGGTCCTGTTCGGGGTCATCTTGAATCTGTTTGCACGGAAGCGAATCGCGGCTGCTGGTCTGGCGTTGGCCGGTTTTGGTGTGATTTTTATTGGCATCGACAGTCTGCAGGGGGGAATGGCGGGTCTGGCCAATGGAATCACGCCACAGAATTTTCCACAGGATACCTGGACGGGGCGACTGATGTTGGTTTTGATCGGTGTGGCAATTACGCTGGTGACGCAGTCTTCCAGTGCCGGCGTGGCGATGGCCTTGACTGCGGTTCATACCGGAACGATTTCACTCGCGCAAGCGGGGGCGATGGTGATTGGCTTTGATGTAGGAACGACGTTTACCGCGTTGCTAGCGGCTTTGGGAGGATCGGTGGCAGCCCGGCGAACCGGTTTTGCGCATGTGTTCTATAATGTGGTGACGGCGATCGGAGCCTATTTTCTTTTGCCCGTTTATATCTGGTTTTGGAATGACTATCTGAACCAGGGGCAGGAGCTCTCACCGGAAATCGCGCTGGTTGCTTTTCATTCACTGTTCAATTTTCTGGGAGTGATGTTAATCATTCCGTTTACCGGGCAGTTCGCCCGCGTGATCACGCGTCTGGTCCCGGAAGCCGTCAATGATCAGACGGAACGACTGGAAGAGTCTTTGATTCAGAATCCCAACGTGGCCATCGAAGCGTCCCGTTCGACGCTGGTGGATGTGTTTCAGCGCGTTTTGGCGGTATACCATCGTTTGTTTACGTCTGAATTGGATACCGATGTAATTCAGGACGAACTGAAACAGTATCAATCGACGCTGGAAACCACGTCTGATTATTTGAGACGGATTAACATTTCAGAATCGGATGCGGAGACATTGCGCTGTTATCAGGAAGTGGTCTTAGCGCTCGATCATATCGAACGTTTGATGAGACGCTATCAGGATCTGGAACGCCTGAAAGCAACCCGCAAAGTTGAACAGCTCGCTGAAATCGCCGATCAACTGACGGCTCTGATCGCACGAACAGAAACCGATTTGCAGGACCGTTCCTTTGTTTTGGATGAACAGCCTTTAGAACACTTCTGGTTGGAGCTGGACAAGAATCAGAAATCAACCCGACGGCAATTTACTGAGGCGGCCGCGAGAACCGGCGCTGATTTCGATGTGTTGCTGGGGCAGTTAGACGCGTATCGCTGGCTGAGCCGGATCAGTTATCATCTCTGGCGCGGCGTCCATCATTTACAAAAGGCCCGGATCATCGTCACTGATATCGGTCAGGAATCGCAGCCTGCCATTTCGAATCATGAACGTGGAAAGAATGATTGA
- a CDS encoding GNAT family N-acetyltransferase — translation MKFERIPFRSDRYDQACQLRHELLRRPLGLDLFAEDLAAESAYRHYGMIEEDRVVACALAVPVTPEKAKIRQMAVAVEYQNQGTGRQLLRNMELDLKQQGVKSLELEARSTAVGFYEKLDYKKEGDEFLAVSIPHVKMVKSLVQE, via the coding sequence ATGAAATTTGAACGGATTCCATTTCGATCCGACAGGTATGACCAGGCGTGCCAACTTCGTCATGAATTACTCCGCAGGCCGCTGGGATTGGATTTATTCGCAGAGGATCTGGCAGCGGAATCTGCATATCGACATTATGGCATGATTGAAGAAGACCGGGTTGTGGCCTGTGCGCTGGCGGTACCTGTGACTCCGGAGAAAGCAAAAATCCGTCAAATGGCGGTTGCTGTCGAATATCAAAACCAGGGAACTGGCAGGCAGCTTTTACGAAATATGGAACTCGATCTTAAGCAGCAGGGAGTGAAGTCACTTGAGTTGGAAGCACGATCGACGGCCGTCGGCTTTTATGAAAAACTGGATTATAAAAAAGAAGGGGACGAATTCTTAGCGGTCTCCATTCCGCATGTGAAGATGGTGAAATCACTGGTTCAAGAGTGA
- a CDS encoding DUF1501 domain-containing protein, with product MHRLQRRDFLYGMSASLGTVALNALLQAEEKPAPKSPNPVLEKPLAPRDPHFKPRAKACIFLFMEGGPSHIDTFDPKPALEKLHLKEFVREDKQVSAMASGKRYYIKSPFKHRQAGESGISLCEHFSHLSEVADDLCVYHGLQAESINHPTACYHMNTGNRFGGDPAIGSWMTYGLGTENQNLPAFIVLPEVAYPQGGSANWSNGFLPAYFQGTALRSKGSPILDLNHPAHVTRETQRKNLDLLAKLNQADMQRHPHEDLLAARMESYELAFRMQAQVPDIINLDKETQQTQEMYGLGQSETDSFGRRCLLARKLVEEGVRFVQIYAAGWDSHDFLDRSHKARMKAVDQPIAALLKDLKERGLLDETLVVWTGEFGRSPDNGIRSGRQAAGRDHNAKGMALWMAGGGVKAGHRIGATDEIGDHAVEVVNPIRNLHVTLEHIMGLDDNQLTYFHEGRFKVLSQTGGAVIKELLG from the coding sequence ATGCACCGATTACAACGACGCGATTTTCTGTACGGCATGAGTGCCAGCCTCGGCACCGTGGCGCTGAACGCACTACTCCAGGCGGAAGAAAAACCGGCACCGAAATCGCCCAATCCGGTTTTAGAAAAACCGTTGGCCCCCCGCGATCCGCATTTCAAGCCCCGTGCCAAAGCTTGCATTTTTCTGTTCATGGAAGGGGGACCGAGCCATATTGATACGTTCGACCCCAAGCCGGCTCTGGAAAAACTGCACCTCAAAGAGTTCGTTCGCGAAGACAAACAGGTCTCCGCGATGGCCAGCGGCAAACGGTATTACATCAAAAGCCCGTTCAAGCATCGACAGGCAGGCGAATCGGGGATTTCACTTTGCGAACACTTTTCGCATCTCTCAGAAGTCGCCGATGATCTCTGCGTGTATCACGGACTGCAGGCAGAATCAATCAACCACCCCACTGCCTGCTACCACATGAATACCGGTAATCGCTTCGGCGGCGATCCGGCGATCGGCTCCTGGATGACCTACGGCCTGGGTACCGAAAATCAGAATCTGCCCGCGTTCATTGTACTTCCTGAAGTCGCCTATCCTCAGGGAGGTTCTGCCAACTGGTCGAACGGTTTTTTGCCCGCTTATTTTCAGGGAACCGCCCTGCGTTCCAAAGGATCGCCGATTCTCGATTTGAATCACCCCGCCCATGTCACGCGTGAGACACAACGCAAAAATCTGGACCTGCTCGCCAAACTAAATCAGGCCGACATGCAACGTCATCCGCACGAAGATCTGCTCGCTGCCCGCATGGAATCGTACGAACTGGCCTTCCGTATGCAGGCACAGGTCCCCGATATCATCAATCTGGACAAGGAGACGCAGCAGACCCAGGAAATGTACGGTCTCGGACAATCGGAAACCGATAGCTTTGGCAGACGTTGTCTATTGGCGAGGAAACTGGTTGAAGAAGGGGTCCGCTTTGTTCAAATCTATGCCGCCGGCTGGGATTCACACGACTTTCTGGATCGCTCTCATAAAGCCCGCATGAAGGCCGTTGATCAACCGATCGCCGCCCTCTTGAAAGATTTGAAAGAGCGAGGCTTATTAGATGAAACGCTGGTCGTCTGGACGGGCGAATTTGGTCGCTCTCCCGATAACGGCATCCGCAGCGGCAGACAGGCTGCGGGCCGTGATCATAATGCGAAAGGCATGGCACTCTGGATGGCTGGAGGCGGCGTCAAAGCCGGTCATCGCATCGGTGCGACCGACGAAATCGGCGATCACGCGGTCGAAGTCGTCAATCCAATCCGAAACCTGCATGTCACTCTGGAACACATCATGGGCCTGGATGACAACCAGCTCACCTATTTCCATGAAGGCCGCTTCAAAGTCCTCAGTCAAACCGGCGGCGCCGTGATCAAAGAACTGCTGGGGTAA